From a single Solanum dulcamara chromosome 4, daSolDulc1.2, whole genome shotgun sequence genomic region:
- the LOC129886429 gene encoding serine/arginine-rich splicing factor RS31-like isoform X3, with translation MRPLFVGNIEYDTRQSELERLFSKYGRIERVDMKSGFAFVYFEDERDAADAIRSLDNIPFGYDKRRLSVEWAKGERGRPRDDSKVAANQRPTRSLFVINFDPIRTRVRDIERHFEPYGKILNVRIRRNFAFVQFENQEDATKALECTHMSEILDRVVSVEYALRDDGEKGDRYDSPRRDYGRHGDGPYRRSPSPMYRRGRPSPDYGRPRSPAYDKYNGSSYDRYRTTEYGSYRSRSPVRR, from the exons ATGAGGCCTTTATTCGTGGGGAATATCGAGTATGATACACGTCAATCAGAACTGGAACGATTGTTCTCCAAGTATGGAAGGATCGAGCGTGTTGACATGAAATCTG GTTTTGCATTTGTCTACTTTGAGGATGAGCGTGATGCAGCTGATGCCATCCGTAGTCTTGATAACATACCATTTGGCTATGACAAGCGCCGGTTATCAGTGGAATGGGCAAAG GGTGAGCGTGGTCGACCTCGTGATGACTCCAAGGTTGCAGCAAACCAAAGACCAACAAGATCTTTGTTTGTCATTAACTTTGACCCTATTCGCACTAGGGTGCGTGACATAGAAAGGCACTTTGAACCGTATGGAAAGATCCTTAATGTTCGAATACGCCGAAATTTTGCGTTTGTGCAATTTGAAAATCAGGAAGATGCCACAAAAGCCTTGGAGTGTACACACATGAG TGAAATCCTTGATAGAGTTGTTTCTGTTGAGTATGCTTTGAGGGATGATGGCGAGAAGGGTGACAGGTATGATAGCCCTAGAAGAGATTATGGCAGGCATGGTGATGGTCCTTACCGAAGGTCACCAAGCCCAATGTATCGCAGGGGTCGACCTAGTCCTGATTATGGTCGTCCTCGTAGCCCTGCCTATGACAAATATAATGGTTCATCATATGATCGGTACAGGACTACTGAGTATGGGAGTTATCGCAG CAGGTCTCCTGTTCGGAGGTAA
- the LOC129886431 gene encoding probable serine/threonine-protein kinase WNK10 isoform X1, whose protein sequence is MSFGAGSGSSYHSGNGFGVGSPLRHSLSNKGGFWGSCANERPVHQVDYVEKDPKGRYVRYSEVLGKGAFKTVFKAFDLLDGIEVAWSRVKVEDVLQSPDNLGKLYAEIHLLRQLKHDNIMKFCDSWIDDKKRTVNMITELFTSGNLRQYRKKYRSVDMKAIKTWARQILQGLDYLHSQNPPIIHRDLKCDNIFVNGNHGEIKIGDLGLATIMEQPTVKSVIGTPEFMAPELYEEEYNELVDIYSFGMCMLELVTFEYPYSECKNPAQIFKKVSSGVKPASLGKVTDPQIKAFIEKCLVPAAQRLPAKDLLKDPFLQFENLNEPIHSLLPSPYQSPRSLSSLKSAPHSMDVDSEYNQSVYTDSLCGSPCAPTLEFQRFHQNNEFKLTGKKNDENSVSLTLRIKIPSGRVRNIHFNFYLYTDTALLVAAEMVEQLELDDHDVDFIADFIDYLIMKIVPSWKPSDYHSSGGRSQREEAIENYLLSPIPTTSNARQDDIPVHNMNNQISSTTHQADEDKLYANSNGTSCHVTFASPSHLANVIDEGSQGSVASEAMGKNSSLKNSFGFGDYFTCADVISKGSSGNLSELDFMGMFHDECKSQGNGGDYVECILTNEFGKNLEVTLTDTDRASKCMSLSSNCSFLSLVEKDEESELKLELDTIESQYQQCFQELSRMKVEALEACRKRWTTKKKLAVN, encoded by the exons ATGAGTTTCGGGGCTGGATCAGGATCTTCTTATCATTCGGGAAATGGATTTGGAGTTGGAAGCCCTTTGCGGCATTCTTTGAGTAACAAAGGCGGATTTTGGGGTTCATGTGCTAATGAGCGACCGGTTCACCAAGTTGATTACGTAGAGAAAGACCCTAAGGGTCGATATGTTCGG TACAGTGAAGTTTTGGGGAAGGGAGCATTCAAGACTGT CTTCAAGGCGTTTGACTTACTTGATGGTATTGAAGTTGCATGGAGCCGAGTGAAAGTCGAGGATGTTTTGCAGTCGCCTGACAATTTGGGAAAGTTGTATGCGGAGATTCATCTTCTTCGACAATTGAAGCATGACAATATAATGAAGTTCTGTGATTCATGGATTGATGACAAGAAGAGAACAGTTAACATGATCACTGAACTCTTCACATCTGGGAACCTGAGGCA ATACCGTAAGAAGTATAGAAGTGTTGATATGAAGGCAATAAAGACTTGGGCAAGGCAGATACTTCAAGGGTTGGACTATCTTCACAGTCAGAACCCTCCTATCATTCACAGGGACTTGAAATGTGACAACATATTTGTCAATGGAAATCATGGAGAAATTAAGATTGGGGACCTTGGATTGGCTACCATTATGGAGCAGCCTACTGTTAAGAGTGTTATTG GGACCCCGGAATTTATGGCCCCGGAGCTTTACGAAGAAGAATACAATGAACTAGTAGACATATATTCCTTTGGAATGTGTATGTTGGAATTAGTAACCTTTGAATATCCTTACAGTGAATGCAAAAATCCTGCTCAAATATTTAAGAAAGTTAGCTCA GGTGTTAAACCTGCTTCCCTCGGCAAAGTTACTGATCCCCAAATCAAAGCATTCATCGAGAAATGCCTGGTTCCTGCTGCTCAGAGGTTGCCTGCCAAGGACCTTCTCAAAGATCCATTTCTTCAATTCGAGAATTTAAACGAGCCAATCCATAGTCTGTTGCCGTCACCTTACCAAAGTCCAAGATCATTAAGTTCATTGAAATCTGCACCTCATTCGATGGATGTAGATTCCGAGTATAACCAATCAGTATATACAGACTCCCTTTGTGGAAGTCCTTGTGCTCCGACATTGGAATTCCAGAGGTTTCATCAgaataatgaatttaaactGACGGGTAAGAAGAATGATGAGAACTCAGTTTCATTGACCTTGCGGATTAAAATCCCTTCGG GCAGAGTAAGGAATATACACTTCAATTTCTATCTCTATACGGACACTGCACTCTTAGTTGCGGCTGAGATGGTTGAACAATTGGAACTAGATGATCATGATGTAGATTTTATTGCTGACTTCATTGACTATCTAATAATGAAAATTGTGCCTAGTTGGAAGCCTTCTGATTATCATTCTAGTGGAGGGAGAAGTCAGAGAGAAGAGGCCATAGAGAATTACCTATTGTCGCCCATACCTACCACATCTAATGCTCGACAAGATGATATTCCAGTTCACAATATGAATAACCAAATTAGCAGCACTACCCATCAAGCTGATGAAGATAAATTGTATGCTAATTCAAATGGCACTTCTTGTCATGTTACTTTTGCTTCCCCTTCACATTTGGCAAATGTGATAGATGAAGGTTCTCAAGGTTCAGTTGCTTCTGAAGCTATGGGAAAGAATTCTTCTCTAAAGAATTCATTTGGATTTGGCGATTACTTTACATGCGCAGATGTAATCTCTAAAGGTTCTAGTGGAAACTTATCAGAGCTGGATTTCATGGGCATGTTTCATGATGAATGCAAGTCGCAGGGAAATGGTGGCGATTATGTAGAATGCATATTAACAAATGAATTTGGAAAGAATCTGGAAGTGACCTTGACGGATACAGATAGAGCTTCTAAATGCATGAGTTTGTCAAGCAATTGTTCATTTTTATCGTTAGTAGAGAAAGATGAAGAGAGTGAGTTAAAGTTGGAGCTTGACACAATTGAATCACAATATCAACAATGCTTTCAAGAACTCTCAAGAATGAAGGTGGAGGCATTAGAAGCTTGCAGGAAGAGATGGACCACAAAGAAAAAGTTGGCAGTTAATTAA
- the LOC129886429 gene encoding serine/arginine-rich splicing factor RS31-like isoform X4 codes for MRPLFVGNIEYDTRQSELERLFSKYGRIERVDMKSGFAFVYFEDERDAADAIRSLDNIPFGYDKRRLSVEWAKGERGRPRDDSKVAANQRPTRSLFVINFDPIRTRVRDIERHFEPYGKILNVRIRRNFAFVQFENQEDATKALECTHMSEILDRVVSVEYALRDDGEKGDRYDSPRRDYGRHGDGPYRRSPSPMYRRGRPSPDYGRPRSPAYDKYNGSSYDRYRTTEYGSYRRSPVRR; via the exons ATGAGGCCTTTATTCGTGGGGAATATCGAGTATGATACACGTCAATCAGAACTGGAACGATTGTTCTCCAAGTATGGAAGGATCGAGCGTGTTGACATGAAATCTG GTTTTGCATTTGTCTACTTTGAGGATGAGCGTGATGCAGCTGATGCCATCCGTAGTCTTGATAACATACCATTTGGCTATGACAAGCGCCGGTTATCAGTGGAATGGGCAAAG GGTGAGCGTGGTCGACCTCGTGATGACTCCAAGGTTGCAGCAAACCAAAGACCAACAAGATCTTTGTTTGTCATTAACTTTGACCCTATTCGCACTAGGGTGCGTGACATAGAAAGGCACTTTGAACCGTATGGAAAGATCCTTAATGTTCGAATACGCCGAAATTTTGCGTTTGTGCAATTTGAAAATCAGGAAGATGCCACAAAAGCCTTGGAGTGTACACACATGAG TGAAATCCTTGATAGAGTTGTTTCTGTTGAGTATGCTTTGAGGGATGATGGCGAGAAGGGTGACAGGTATGATAGCCCTAGAAGAGATTATGGCAGGCATGGTGATGGTCCTTACCGAAGGTCACCAAGCCCAATGTATCGCAGGGGTCGACCTAGTCCTGATTATGGTCGTCCTCGTAGCCCTGCCTATGACAAATATAATGGTTCATCATATGATCGGTACAGGACTACTGAGTATGGGAGTTATCGCAG GTCTCCTGTTCGGAGGTAA
- the LOC129884719 gene encoding calcium-binding protein KIC, translated as MESKVGEYQDLLPVMAEKLDVDTFVKELCGGFRLLADPTIQLITPSSLQKNSGLWGMEGMSREDAEAMVREGDLDGDGALDENEFCILMVRLSPEMMQDAETWLEKALLHLMD; from the coding sequence ATGGAAAGCAAAGTTGGTGAATATCAAGACTTGTTACCAGTGATGGCGGAGAAGCTGGACGTGGATACCTTTGTTAAGGAGCTATGTGGAGGATTCCGGCTACTGGCTGACCCGACGATCCAGTTGATCACACCTTCTAGTTTGCAGAAAAACTCTGGGCTTTGGGGGATGGAGGGAATGAGCAGAGAAGATGCAGAGGCTATGGTGAGAGAAGGAGACTTGGATGGTGATGGAGCATTGGACGAAAATGAGTTTTGCATCCTCATGGTCAGACTTAGCCCAGAGATGATGCAAGATGCTGAAACATGGCTTGAAAAAGCACTCCTCCACCTAATGGACTAA
- the LOC129886431 gene encoding probable serine/threonine-protein kinase WNK10 isoform X2 yields MFGFKAFDLLDGIEVAWSRVKVEDVLQSPDNLGKLYAEIHLLRQLKHDNIMKFCDSWIDDKKRTVNMITELFTSGNLRQYRKKYRSVDMKAIKTWARQILQGLDYLHSQNPPIIHRDLKCDNIFVNGNHGEIKIGDLGLATIMEQPTVKSVIGTPEFMAPELYEEEYNELVDIYSFGMCMLELVTFEYPYSECKNPAQIFKKVSSGVKPASLGKVTDPQIKAFIEKCLVPAAQRLPAKDLLKDPFLQFENLNEPIHSLLPSPYQSPRSLSSLKSAPHSMDVDSEYNQSVYTDSLCGSPCAPTLEFQRFHQNNEFKLTGKKNDENSVSLTLRIKIPSGRVRNIHFNFYLYTDTALLVAAEMVEQLELDDHDVDFIADFIDYLIMKIVPSWKPSDYHSSGGRSQREEAIENYLLSPIPTTSNARQDDIPVHNMNNQISSTTHQADEDKLYANSNGTSCHVTFASPSHLANVIDEGSQGSVASEAMGKNSSLKNSFGFGDYFTCADVISKGSSGNLSELDFMGMFHDECKSQGNGGDYVECILTNEFGKNLEVTLTDTDRASKCMSLSSNCSFLSLVEKDEESELKLELDTIESQYQQCFQELSRMKVEALEACRKRWTTKKKLAVN; encoded by the exons ATGTTCGG CTTCAAGGCGTTTGACTTACTTGATGGTATTGAAGTTGCATGGAGCCGAGTGAAAGTCGAGGATGTTTTGCAGTCGCCTGACAATTTGGGAAAGTTGTATGCGGAGATTCATCTTCTTCGACAATTGAAGCATGACAATATAATGAAGTTCTGTGATTCATGGATTGATGACAAGAAGAGAACAGTTAACATGATCACTGAACTCTTCACATCTGGGAACCTGAGGCA ATACCGTAAGAAGTATAGAAGTGTTGATATGAAGGCAATAAAGACTTGGGCAAGGCAGATACTTCAAGGGTTGGACTATCTTCACAGTCAGAACCCTCCTATCATTCACAGGGACTTGAAATGTGACAACATATTTGTCAATGGAAATCATGGAGAAATTAAGATTGGGGACCTTGGATTGGCTACCATTATGGAGCAGCCTACTGTTAAGAGTGTTATTG GGACCCCGGAATTTATGGCCCCGGAGCTTTACGAAGAAGAATACAATGAACTAGTAGACATATATTCCTTTGGAATGTGTATGTTGGAATTAGTAACCTTTGAATATCCTTACAGTGAATGCAAAAATCCTGCTCAAATATTTAAGAAAGTTAGCTCA GGTGTTAAACCTGCTTCCCTCGGCAAAGTTACTGATCCCCAAATCAAAGCATTCATCGAGAAATGCCTGGTTCCTGCTGCTCAGAGGTTGCCTGCCAAGGACCTTCTCAAAGATCCATTTCTTCAATTCGAGAATTTAAACGAGCCAATCCATAGTCTGTTGCCGTCACCTTACCAAAGTCCAAGATCATTAAGTTCATTGAAATCTGCACCTCATTCGATGGATGTAGATTCCGAGTATAACCAATCAGTATATACAGACTCCCTTTGTGGAAGTCCTTGTGCTCCGACATTGGAATTCCAGAGGTTTCATCAgaataatgaatttaaactGACGGGTAAGAAGAATGATGAGAACTCAGTTTCATTGACCTTGCGGATTAAAATCCCTTCGG GCAGAGTAAGGAATATACACTTCAATTTCTATCTCTATACGGACACTGCACTCTTAGTTGCGGCTGAGATGGTTGAACAATTGGAACTAGATGATCATGATGTAGATTTTATTGCTGACTTCATTGACTATCTAATAATGAAAATTGTGCCTAGTTGGAAGCCTTCTGATTATCATTCTAGTGGAGGGAGAAGTCAGAGAGAAGAGGCCATAGAGAATTACCTATTGTCGCCCATACCTACCACATCTAATGCTCGACAAGATGATATTCCAGTTCACAATATGAATAACCAAATTAGCAGCACTACCCATCAAGCTGATGAAGATAAATTGTATGCTAATTCAAATGGCACTTCTTGTCATGTTACTTTTGCTTCCCCTTCACATTTGGCAAATGTGATAGATGAAGGTTCTCAAGGTTCAGTTGCTTCTGAAGCTATGGGAAAGAATTCTTCTCTAAAGAATTCATTTGGATTTGGCGATTACTTTACATGCGCAGATGTAATCTCTAAAGGTTCTAGTGGAAACTTATCAGAGCTGGATTTCATGGGCATGTTTCATGATGAATGCAAGTCGCAGGGAAATGGTGGCGATTATGTAGAATGCATATTAACAAATGAATTTGGAAAGAATCTGGAAGTGACCTTGACGGATACAGATAGAGCTTCTAAATGCATGAGTTTGTCAAGCAATTGTTCATTTTTATCGTTAGTAGAGAAAGATGAAGAGAGTGAGTTAAAGTTGGAGCTTGACACAATTGAATCACAATATCAACAATGCTTTCAAGAACTCTCAAGAATGAAGGTGGAGGCATTAGAAGCTTGCAGGAAGAGATGGACCACAAAGAAAAAGTTGGCAGTTAATTAA
- the LOC129886429 gene encoding serine/arginine-rich splicing factor RS31-like isoform X1, protein MRPLFVGNIEYDTRQSELERLFSKYGRIERVDMKSGLSLSLLSSGLHILAGFAFVYFEDERDAADAIRSLDNIPFGYDKRRLSVEWAKGERGRPRDDSKVAANQRPTRSLFVINFDPIRTRVRDIERHFEPYGKILNVRIRRNFAFVQFENQEDATKALECTHMSEILDRVVSVEYALRDDGEKGDRYDSPRRDYGRHGDGPYRRSPSPMYRRGRPSPDYGRPRSPAYDKYNGSSYDRYRTTEYGSYRSRSPVRR, encoded by the exons ATGAGGCCTTTATTCGTGGGGAATATCGAGTATGATACACGTCAATCAGAACTGGAACGATTGTTCTCCAAGTATGGAAGGATCGAGCGTGTTGACATGAAATCTG GCCTCTCTCTCTCCTTACTTTCATCAGGCCTTCACATACTTGCAG GTTTTGCATTTGTCTACTTTGAGGATGAGCGTGATGCAGCTGATGCCATCCGTAGTCTTGATAACATACCATTTGGCTATGACAAGCGCCGGTTATCAGTGGAATGGGCAAAG GGTGAGCGTGGTCGACCTCGTGATGACTCCAAGGTTGCAGCAAACCAAAGACCAACAAGATCTTTGTTTGTCATTAACTTTGACCCTATTCGCACTAGGGTGCGTGACATAGAAAGGCACTTTGAACCGTATGGAAAGATCCTTAATGTTCGAATACGCCGAAATTTTGCGTTTGTGCAATTTGAAAATCAGGAAGATGCCACAAAAGCCTTGGAGTGTACACACATGAG TGAAATCCTTGATAGAGTTGTTTCTGTTGAGTATGCTTTGAGGGATGATGGCGAGAAGGGTGACAGGTATGATAGCCCTAGAAGAGATTATGGCAGGCATGGTGATGGTCCTTACCGAAGGTCACCAAGCCCAATGTATCGCAGGGGTCGACCTAGTCCTGATTATGGTCGTCCTCGTAGCCCTGCCTATGACAAATATAATGGTTCATCATATGATCGGTACAGGACTACTGAGTATGGGAGTTATCGCAG CAGGTCTCCTGTTCGGAGGTAA
- the LOC129886429 gene encoding serine/arginine-rich splicing factor RS31-like isoform X2 — protein MRPLFVGNIEYDTRQSELERLFSKYGRIERVDMKSGLSLSLLSSGLHILAGFAFVYFEDERDAADAIRSLDNIPFGYDKRRLSVEWAKGERGRPRDDSKVAANQRPTRSLFVINFDPIRTRVRDIERHFEPYGKILNVRIRRNFAFVQFENQEDATKALECTHMSEILDRVVSVEYALRDDGEKGDRYDSPRRDYGRHGDGPYRRSPSPMYRRGRPSPDYGRPRSPAYDKYNGSSYDRYRTTEYGSYRRSPVRR, from the exons ATGAGGCCTTTATTCGTGGGGAATATCGAGTATGATACACGTCAATCAGAACTGGAACGATTGTTCTCCAAGTATGGAAGGATCGAGCGTGTTGACATGAAATCTG GCCTCTCTCTCTCCTTACTTTCATCAGGCCTTCACATACTTGCAG GTTTTGCATTTGTCTACTTTGAGGATGAGCGTGATGCAGCTGATGCCATCCGTAGTCTTGATAACATACCATTTGGCTATGACAAGCGCCGGTTATCAGTGGAATGGGCAAAG GGTGAGCGTGGTCGACCTCGTGATGACTCCAAGGTTGCAGCAAACCAAAGACCAACAAGATCTTTGTTTGTCATTAACTTTGACCCTATTCGCACTAGGGTGCGTGACATAGAAAGGCACTTTGAACCGTATGGAAAGATCCTTAATGTTCGAATACGCCGAAATTTTGCGTTTGTGCAATTTGAAAATCAGGAAGATGCCACAAAAGCCTTGGAGTGTACACACATGAG TGAAATCCTTGATAGAGTTGTTTCTGTTGAGTATGCTTTGAGGGATGATGGCGAGAAGGGTGACAGGTATGATAGCCCTAGAAGAGATTATGGCAGGCATGGTGATGGTCCTTACCGAAGGTCACCAAGCCCAATGTATCGCAGGGGTCGACCTAGTCCTGATTATGGTCGTCCTCGTAGCCCTGCCTATGACAAATATAATGGTTCATCATATGATCGGTACAGGACTACTGAGTATGGGAGTTATCGCAG GTCTCCTGTTCGGAGGTAA